A section of the Mesorhizobium loti genome encodes:
- a CDS encoding zinc-binding dehydrogenase, whose translation MTIPSEMKALLLVGDGYTRTPSGSVLEAMEPYLERGSIAVPAPGPSQVLIKVSLASINPSDVAFIKGQYGQPRVKGRPAGFEGVGTIVAGGDEPYPKNLVGKRVAFATGLSNWGSWAEYAVAEAAACIPLLDTVRDEDGAAMIVNPLTAIAMFDIVKQEGEKAFVMTAGASQLCKLIIGLAKEEGFRPVVTVRRDEQIALLKEIGATHVLNEKAPDFEATLREVMKAEQPRIFLDAVTGPLASAIFNAMPKRARWIIYGRLDTDATVIREPGQLIFQHKHIEGFWLSEWMRQFKERRAPAILEAQKRFSDGRWSTDVTAVVPLAEAIARVPAELAKPNGKVFIRP comes from the coding sequence CGAACGGGGTAGCATCGCGGTGCCGGCGCCTGGACCGAGCCAGGTGCTGATCAAGGTCAGCCTGGCCTCGATCAATCCCTCCGACGTCGCCTTCATCAAGGGCCAGTACGGCCAGCCGCGCGTCAAGGGCCGTCCGGCTGGCTTCGAGGGGGTCGGCACCATCGTTGCCGGTGGCGACGAACCTTATCCGAAAAACCTCGTCGGCAAGCGCGTCGCCTTCGCCACCGGCCTCAGCAACTGGGGCTCGTGGGCGGAATACGCCGTCGCCGAGGCAGCGGCCTGCATTCCGCTGCTCGACACGGTGCGCGACGAGGACGGCGCGGCGATGATCGTCAATCCGCTCACCGCGATCGCCATGTTCGACATCGTCAAACAGGAGGGCGAAAAGGCCTTCGTCATGACCGCCGGCGCCAGCCAGCTCTGCAAGCTGATCATCGGCCTCGCCAAGGAGGAAGGCTTCCGCCCTGTCGTCACCGTGCGGCGCGACGAGCAGATCGCGCTGTTGAAGGAGATCGGCGCTACCCATGTGCTCAACGAGAAGGCGCCGGATTTCGAGGCCACGCTGCGCGAGGTGATGAAAGCCGAACAGCCGCGCATCTTCCTCGATGCTGTCACCGGGCCGCTGGCTTCCGCCATCTTCAATGCCATGCCGAAACGGGCGCGCTGGATCATCTATGGCCGGCTCGACACGGACGCCACGGTCATCCGCGAGCCCGGCCAGTTGATCTTCCAGCACAAGCATATCGAAGGCTTTTGGCTGAGCGAATGGATGCGGCAATTCAAGGAGCGGCGCGCTCCCGCGATCCTGGAAGCGCAGAAGCGTTTTTCCGACGGACGCTGGTCGACCGACGTCACGGCCGTCGTGCCGCTCGCCGAGGCAATCGCGCGGGTGCCGGCGGAGCTCGCCAAGCCCAATGGCAAGGTGTTCATTCGGCCTTGA